The Bombus vancouverensis nearcticus chromosome 9, iyBomVanc1_principal, whole genome shotgun sequence genome includes a window with the following:
- the Hn gene encoding phenylalanine hydroxylase isoform X1: protein MVYEEKTLPPFTCKNHSQVLLAMHDPTLIHGGNYIKEGKDSAKSTCLIFSLKEEDSVGALSKYLKLFAEHKVNLSHIESRSSLRRANMYEFMVECVPGGDLGTVIEKLRQQCSYFSIISRNHKDNMGTVPWFPRRIRDLDKFANQILSYGAELDSDHPGFTDPVYRQRRKYFADLAFNYKYGQPIPRVEYTKEEIETWGVVFRNLTKLYPKYACKEHNHVFPLLIENCGYREDNIPQLEDISNFLKDCTGFTLRPVAGLLSSRDFLAGLAFRVFHCTQYIRHGSKPLYTPEPDICHEVLGHVPLFADPSFAQFCQVVGLASLGSPDEYIEKLATCFWFTVEYGLCQQNGELKAYGAGLLSSFGELEYCLSDKPELRPFEPAKTALQKYPITEYQPVYYVAENFEDAKQKMIKFTESIPRKFGVRYDPYTQSISIIDSKHQIEDLVHNVNQEVQILMDALRKLRQ, encoded by the exons ATGGTTTACGAGGAAAAAACTTTACCTCCGTTCACCTGCAAGAATCACTCTCAAGTCTTGCTAGCGATGCACGAT CCTACGCTGATACATGGGGGAAACTACATCAAAGAAGGTAAGGACTCGGCAAAGAGCACCTGCCTGATCTTTTCACTCAAAGAAGAGGACTCCGTCGGAGCGTTGAGCAAATATCTTAAACTTTTCGCT GAACACAAGGTTAATCTGTCGCATATAGAATCCAGAAGCTCCCTCCGTCGAGCGAATATGTACGAGTTTATGGTGGAATGCGTGCCTGGCGGAGACCTTGGAACAGTGATTGAAAAACTGCGGCAACAATGCAGCTACTTCTCGATCATTTCTAG aaATCACAAAGATAACATGGGAACCGTACCATGGTTTCCAAGAAGAATCAGAGATCTGGACAAGTTTGCCAATCAAATTCTCTCGTATGGAGCGGAATTGGACAGCGATCATCCTGGATTCACGGATCCTGTTTATCGACAAAGGCGCAAATACTTTGCAGATTTGGCGTTCAATTACAAATA TGGTCAACCGATACCAAGGGTGGAGTATACCAAAGAAGAAATCGAAACGTGGGGTGTAGTTTTTAGAAACTTAACGAAGCTTTATCCAAAGTATGCCTGCAAGGAACATAATCACGTGTTTCCTTTGCTGATCGAAAATTGTGGCTACAGAGAGGACAATATTCCACAATTGGAGGACATATCAAACTTTTTAAAAG ATTGCACCGGTTTCACTCTTCGACCTGTGGCTGGCCTTCTATCTTCGCGTGACTTCTTAGCTGGTCTGGCTTTCAGAGTATTTCACTGCACGCAGTACATTAGGCACGGTAGTAAACCATTGTACACGCCTGAACCTGACATTTGTCACGAAGTACTGGGTCACGTTCCCTTGTTCGCTGATCCGTCATTCGCACAATTTTGTCAAGTCGTTGGCTTGGCGTCTCTCGGATCTCCCGACGAGTACATTGAAAAATTAGCTACG TGCTTCTGGTTTACGGTCGAGTACGGCCTGTGCCAACAAAATGGCGAGCTAAAGGCATACGGTGCTGGATTGCTTTCGTCTTTCGGCGAACTCGAGTATTGTTTGAGCGACAAACCAGAATTGCGTCCTTTCGAACCAGCAAAGACAGCGTTGCAAAAGTATCCGATAACCGAGTACCAGCCTGTCTATTACGTTGCCGAGAATTTCGAGGACGCCAAACAGAAAATGAT TAAATTCACAGAGAGTATACCGAGGAAGTTTGGAGTGAGATACGACCCGTATACCCAGAGCATTAGCATAATCGACAGCAAGCATCAAATCGAGGATCTTGTGCACAACGTGAATCAAGAAGTACAAATTTTGATGGACGCTTTAAGAAAATTGAGGCAATAG
- the Hn gene encoding phenylalanine hydroxylase isoform X2: MYAKAIAKSRPMSQNDTCDSSILDKPTLIHGGNYIKEGKDSAKSTCLIFSLKEEDSVGALSKYLKLFAEHKVNLSHIESRSSLRRANMYEFMVECVPGGDLGTVIEKLRQQCSYFSIISRNHKDNMGTVPWFPRRIRDLDKFANQILSYGAELDSDHPGFTDPVYRQRRKYFADLAFNYKYGQPIPRVEYTKEEIETWGVVFRNLTKLYPKYACKEHNHVFPLLIENCGYREDNIPQLEDISNFLKDCTGFTLRPVAGLLSSRDFLAGLAFRVFHCTQYIRHGSKPLYTPEPDICHEVLGHVPLFADPSFAQFCQVVGLASLGSPDEYIEKLATCFWFTVEYGLCQQNGELKAYGAGLLSSFGELEYCLSDKPELRPFEPAKTALQKYPITEYQPVYYVAENFEDAKQKMIKFTESIPRKFGVRYDPYTQSISIIDSKHQIEDLVHNVNQEVQILMDALRKLRQ, encoded by the exons ATGTACGCGAAAGCTATTGCAAAATCTCGACCGATGTCTCAAAATGACACGTGCGATTCTTCGATCCTTGACAAG CCTACGCTGATACATGGGGGAAACTACATCAAAGAAGGTAAGGACTCGGCAAAGAGCACCTGCCTGATCTTTTCACTCAAAGAAGAGGACTCCGTCGGAGCGTTGAGCAAATATCTTAAACTTTTCGCT GAACACAAGGTTAATCTGTCGCATATAGAATCCAGAAGCTCCCTCCGTCGAGCGAATATGTACGAGTTTATGGTGGAATGCGTGCCTGGCGGAGACCTTGGAACAGTGATTGAAAAACTGCGGCAACAATGCAGCTACTTCTCGATCATTTCTAG aaATCACAAAGATAACATGGGAACCGTACCATGGTTTCCAAGAAGAATCAGAGATCTGGACAAGTTTGCCAATCAAATTCTCTCGTATGGAGCGGAATTGGACAGCGATCATCCTGGATTCACGGATCCTGTTTATCGACAAAGGCGCAAATACTTTGCAGATTTGGCGTTCAATTACAAATA TGGTCAACCGATACCAAGGGTGGAGTATACCAAAGAAGAAATCGAAACGTGGGGTGTAGTTTTTAGAAACTTAACGAAGCTTTATCCAAAGTATGCCTGCAAGGAACATAATCACGTGTTTCCTTTGCTGATCGAAAATTGTGGCTACAGAGAGGACAATATTCCACAATTGGAGGACATATCAAACTTTTTAAAAG ATTGCACCGGTTTCACTCTTCGACCTGTGGCTGGCCTTCTATCTTCGCGTGACTTCTTAGCTGGTCTGGCTTTCAGAGTATTTCACTGCACGCAGTACATTAGGCACGGTAGTAAACCATTGTACACGCCTGAACCTGACATTTGTCACGAAGTACTGGGTCACGTTCCCTTGTTCGCTGATCCGTCATTCGCACAATTTTGTCAAGTCGTTGGCTTGGCGTCTCTCGGATCTCCCGACGAGTACATTGAAAAATTAGCTACG TGCTTCTGGTTTACGGTCGAGTACGGCCTGTGCCAACAAAATGGCGAGCTAAAGGCATACGGTGCTGGATTGCTTTCGTCTTTCGGCGAACTCGAGTATTGTTTGAGCGACAAACCAGAATTGCGTCCTTTCGAACCAGCAAAGACAGCGTTGCAAAAGTATCCGATAACCGAGTACCAGCCTGTCTATTACGTTGCCGAGAATTTCGAGGACGCCAAACAGAAAATGAT TAAATTCACAGAGAGTATACCGAGGAAGTTTGGAGTGAGATACGACCCGTATACCCAGAGCATTAGCATAATCGACAGCAAGCATCAAATCGAGGATCTTGTGCACAACGTGAATCAAGAAGTACAAATTTTGATGGACGCTTTAAGAAAATTGAGGCAATAG